One Felis catus isolate Fca126 chromosome D1, F.catus_Fca126_mat1.0, whole genome shotgun sequence DNA segment encodes these proteins:
- the LOC101084569 gene encoding putative olfactory receptor 56B2 — translation MFQDLTHSNISKFQVSEFILMGFPGIHTWQHWLSLPLALLYLLALTANILILIIISQEATLHQPMYYFLGILAVVDMGLATTIMPKILAILWFSAKAISLPECFAQMYVIHCFVVMESGIFVCMAIDRYVAICKPLRYPAIVTDSFVVKATVFMALRNSLATIPVPVLAAQRHYCSQNQIEHCLCSNLGVTSLSCDDRTINSIYQLFLAWTLMGSDLVLIFLSYVLILHSVLKLNSAEAASKALSTCTSHLILILFFYTVIVVISITHSAAITLPLVPVLLNVLHNVIPPALNPIVYALKNKELRHGLYKALKLNIKSN, via the coding sequence ATGTTCCAGGATCTCACACATTCCAACATCTCTAAGTTCCAGGTCTCTGAGTTCATTCTGATGGGATTCCCAGGCATTCACACCTGGCAGCactggctctccctgcccctggctctgCTCTACCTCTTAGCTCTCACTGCCAACATCCTTATCCTGATCATCATCAGTCAGGAGGCCACACTGCATCAGCCTATGTACTATTTCCTGGGGATCCTGGCTGTGGTAGACATGGGACTGGCTACCACCATCATGCCCAAGATTTTGGCCATCTTATGGTTCAGTGCCAAGGCCATCAGTCTCCCTGAGTGTTTTGCTCAGATGTATGTCATACATTGTTTTGTGGTTATGGAGTCAGGTATCTTTGTCTGCATGGCTATAGATAGATATGTAGCCATTTGCAAACCACTACGCTATCCAGCAATAGTTACTGATTCTTTTGTGGTCAAGGCAACTGTGTTCATGGCACTTAGAAACAGCCTGGCTACCATCCCAGTGCCTGTGTTGGCTGCTCAGCGACACTACTGCTCACAGAACCAAATTGAGCACTGCCTGTGCTCTAATCTTGGAGTCACTAGCTTATCCTGTGATGACAGGACAATCAACAGCATCTACCAGCTATTTCTGGCATGGACATTGATGGGGAGTGacctggttttgatttttttatcgTATGTTTTGATACTTCACTCAGTGCTGAAACTGAACTCAGCAGAAGCTGCTTCCAAAGCCCTAAGTACCTGTACTTCCCACCTCatcctcattttgttcttttacacAGTCATTGTTGTCATTTCCATCACCCATAGTGCAGCAATCACGCTTCCCCTTGTCCCAGTTCTCCTCAATGTACTACACAATGTCATTCCTCCTGCCCTCAATCCCATAGTGTATGCACTCAAGAATAAGGAACTCAGGCATGGCTTATATAAAGCTCTTAAGTTGAACATCAAAAGCAACTAA